A genomic stretch from Desulfurococcaceae archaeon MEX13E-LK6-19 includes:
- a CDS encoding NfeD family protein — MDYGYIAYLLILIGIILIAVEIVTPGFFIAIPGTIAIIYGFVILLFPWILETWWGPWILLLLVFPIGYITYTIYRRLSPPASPVTESYEGLIGKTGIVVETVKPDSLEGKVKIGSDIWSATSDRVIPKGEKVIVVNVEGVHLIVKPIDKETKSFSKKQ, encoded by the coding sequence ATGGATTACGGCTATATTGCTTATTTGTTAATATTGATTGGTATTATCCTCATAGCTGTAGAGATTGTTACGCCTGGCTTCTTTATAGCTATTCCAGGTACTATTGCAATAATATACGGGTTTGTAATATTGTTGTTTCCATGGATTCTGGAGACCTGGTGGGGGCCCTGGATTTTACTGCTCCTAGTGTTTCCAATAGGCTACATAACTTACACAATCTATAGAAGATTATCACCACCGGCATCACCAGTTACAGAAAGCTATGAGGGGTTAATAGGCAAGACAGGTATTGTTGTTGAGACCGTTAAACCCGATAGTCTTGAAGGGAAGGTGAAGATAGGCAGCGACATATGGTCTGCTACATCAGATCGAGTAATCCCTAAGGGAGAGAAAGTTATTGTTGTTAATGTCGAGGGAGTCCATCTTATAGTTAAGCCTATTGATAAGGAGACAAAATCTTTTTCTAAAAAACAATAA
- a CDS encoding SPFH/Band 7/PHB domain protein codes for MDPASLLLSLFMAIIIVIIFAKGIVVIRPWEVGIYIRLGKFVGILRPGVHWVPPFISRVDRMDLRTQVVDVPRQDVITRDNSPVTVDAIVYFRVVDPKKAYFEVTDYRQAIISLAQTTLRSVIGDMELDEILYNRAAINAKLRQILDEATDKWGVRVETVEIREVEPSPTVKRAMEEQTSAERERRAAILRADGEKRAAILKAEGEKTAQILRAEGERIAAILRAEGERLATILKAQGEAQRLRILALGAASLHSHALTAMSLNTLEKMADGKATKIVIPFEVSKLIEGISAYVGKGVREPQVSEVDIEKLLKLIGKPEKVLGSIPSYEELTAEVRQALEEARKTKLRPAELAKEADELLKQIEKEEKK; via the coding sequence ATGGATCCTGCTAGCCTATTGTTGTCATTATTTATGGCAATAATAATAGTGATAATTTTCGCCAAGGGAATAGTTGTTATAAGACCATGGGAAGTGGGTATCTACATAAGACTAGGGAAATTCGTTGGAATACTGAGACCAGGTGTGCACTGGGTACCCCCATTTATAAGCCGTGTGGATCGTATGGATTTGAGAACCCAGGTGGTTGATGTACCGCGTCAAGACGTGATAACGCGTGATAACTCGCCTGTAACGGTAGACGCTATCGTATACTTTAGGGTTGTTGATCCTAAGAAAGCCTATTTTGAAGTAACTGACTACAGACAGGCAATAATTTCTTTGGCACAAACAACACTACGTAGTGTTATAGGCGACATGGAGCTCGATGAAATACTGTATAACCGTGCTGCAATAAACGCTAAACTAAGACAAATACTCGACGAAGCAACCGACAAGTGGGGTGTTCGTGTAGAAACTGTTGAGATAAGAGAAGTAGAGCCTAGCCCCACAGTGAAGAGGGCTATGGAGGAACAGACAAGTGCAGAAAGAGAACGTAGAGCAGCAATACTACGTGCTGACGGAGAGAAGAGAGCAGCAATACTGAAAGCAGAGGGAGAAAAGACTGCACAGATACTACGTGCTGAAGGTGAGCGTATAGCCGCTATATTGAGGGCCGAAGGAGAGAGACTTGCCACAATACTAAAAGCACAAGGTGAAGCACAAAGACTGAGAATACTTGCTCTTGGAGCAGCAAGCTTACATAGCCACGCATTAACAGCCATGAGCCTTAATACACTCGAGAAGATGGCTGATGGAAAAGCAACTAAGATAGTCATACCATTCGAAGTCTCTAAACTCATAGAAGGGATATCAGCATACGTAGGGAAGGGGGTACGTGAACCGCAGGTAAGCGAGGTCGACATAGAAAAACTATTAAAGCTGATAGGAAAGCCCGAGAAAGTACTAGGCTCCATACCAAGTTATGAAGAGCTTACAGCAGAAGTAAGACAAGCACTAGAAGAAGCAAGAAAAACCAAACTAAGACCAGCCGAGCTAGCCAAAGAAGCTGATGAACTTCTCAAACAAATAGAAAAAGAAGAAAAGAAATAA
- a CDS encoding pyrroline-5-carboxylate reductase, with protein MAVIGAGRIGSAIIISLKKCFPDIKVYATGRRETTLENARRLGAIAYRDNNYVVKESDLIILAVKPHHFPAVAQQVDKEHWEGKIVISIMAGVRLATLKKVLKGAKLYRAMPNINVIVGKSSTAIASHEEDCGHHRIVEEVFKCMGSVYWVPEEFLDIWTALAGSAPAFITEIIDALVLGAVACGMPRELAYKSILDVLEGTALLLKNTSHHPLEIRDEVVTPAGTTIRGLMTLESEGVKAALMKTIEETYKRSSEIGREIDEYIRQILKLND; from the coding sequence ATTGCTGTAATTGGCGCCGGGCGTATAGGCTCAGCTATTATTATTTCCTTGAAGAAATGCTTTCCTGACATCAAGGTTTATGCTACAGGGAGACGTGAGACCACTCTCGAGAACGCTAGACGATTAGGAGCTATCGCTTATAGGGATAACAACTACGTGGTCAAAGAATCTGATTTGATTATATTAGCTGTTAAACCCCACCATTTTCCTGCTGTTGCTCAGCAAGTTGATAAGGAGCATTGGGAAGGTAAAATAGTAATCTCTATTATGGCTGGTGTAAGACTCGCTACACTCAAGAAAGTGCTTAAAGGGGCTAAATTGTATAGGGCAATGCCTAACATAAATGTTATTGTTGGTAAGTCTTCGACGGCAATAGCTTCTCATGAGGAAGATTGTGGTCATCATAGGATTGTTGAAGAAGTTTTTAAGTGTATGGGTAGTGTTTACTGGGTTCCCGAGGAATTCCTTGATATATGGACTGCTTTGGCAGGAAGCGCACCAGCCTTCATCACGGAAATTATAGATGCTTTAGTACTTGGTGCAGTAGCGTGTGGTATGCCGAGAGAACTAGCATACAAGAGTATACTTGACGTACTTGAGGGGACAGCTTTGTTGCTTAAGAACACTAGTCATCATCCACTGGAAATTAGGGATGAGGTAGTAACACCAGCAGGTACAACAATAAGGGGTCTCATGACACTGGAATCAGAGGGCGTTAAAGCAGCATTAATGAAAACTATTGAGGAAACATACAAGAGATCTAGTGAGATAGGTAGGGAAATAGATGAGTATATAAGACAAATACTAAAATTAAATGATTAA
- a CDS encoding CBS domain-containing protein, producing MRIWDVARRPRLVLYDLSIPLTVVRAEARKYGEEIIPVVKSITEEKVLGFLTPIELIMPTSHHTSIRVRDALREHPILTAEDDIGDAFRLFREHKVIGAPVVHSKEDNRLLGVVSYNDMLSYLIKTGYRPLAESVAEIMTTKDLEKYMVSWKDRVNRVWSRIVFHGQPGVVVVRSLEEPIPMGLVTYKEFIKSGRWLFHRESEQHITTPAKVQRIMLRGVLVATQDMPVEMVAKVMAEHDIPLVPVINDEGKLIGVVTYEDIVRAYIEGAKPGRVPVPIARVIPVPVAREERIAYVTKERLLTEVLSAKPLVKPVYAGIKAEDVLVEELPAITINDTVEHARKEMLRKKTDYLLVVDEKGDIVGVVTKWNMLHALGLKGPLWRRRPKDRYFIDYIMTRNIPRVKPDTPIEDVALQLVSNEAEIAFVVDDKGEIIGFITKDNIIEAARRLLTDILAENIIYPGKMACVNPFHSLYHVVNKMKTLFLDAVTVYDGSNVLGVVSANRLIFVAYEDAVTGTKSRRLIWVRKLVKGAARKGRYVKITPLLAMDAMVPYRKYITPDTLVAKAIDMMKEADLNGIPVLSEDRKLVSIISKNDILRELSRRAKKIAEITKKVEEKEEKKVVEAK from the coding sequence TTGAGGATTTGGGATGTTGCTAGAAGACCTAGGCTAGTACTCTATGATCTATCAATACCGCTTACTGTTGTCAGGGCTGAAGCCAGGAAGTATGGCGAGGAAATTATCCCTGTTGTTAAGTCCATTACTGAGGAGAAGGTGCTTGGCTTCCTAACGCCTATAGAATTAATTATGCCTACTTCGCATCATACCAGTATTCGTGTAAGAGATGCGTTACGTGAACACCCTATTCTAACTGCTGAAGACGATATAGGTGACGCTTTTAGATTATTCAGAGAACACAAGGTAATCGGTGCACCAGTAGTACATAGTAAAGAAGACAATAGATTGCTCGGCGTTGTCTCATACAACGACATGCTTTCATACTTAATAAAAACAGGTTATAGACCTCTTGCTGAGTCTGTTGCAGAAATAATGACTACAAAGGACCTAGAGAAGTACATGGTTTCCTGGAAGGACCGTGTAAATAGAGTATGGAGTAGAATAGTATTCCATGGACAGCCGGGCGTTGTCGTCGTTAGAAGTCTTGAAGAACCTATTCCTATGGGTCTAGTGACATACAAGGAGTTTATAAAAAGTGGGCGATGGTTATTCCATCGCGAAAGTGAGCAACACATAACGACTCCAGCTAAAGTCCAGCGTATAATGCTGAGAGGAGTCCTGGTTGCGACACAAGATATGCCTGTTGAAATGGTTGCTAAAGTCATGGCCGAGCATGATATACCACTAGTTCCTGTGATTAATGATGAAGGTAAGCTCATTGGTGTAGTCACATATGAGGACATAGTTAGGGCATACATTGAAGGAGCAAAGCCTGGTAGAGTACCAGTGCCGATTGCACGCGTTATACCAGTACCTGTTGCTAGAGAAGAAAGAATTGCTTACGTTACTAAAGAACGGCTATTAACTGAAGTGCTTTCAGCAAAACCATTAGTGAAACCAGTCTATGCTGGTATTAAAGCTGAGGATGTTTTAGTGGAAGAATTACCCGCGATCACAATAAACGATACTGTTGAGCATGCTAGGAAAGAAATGCTCAGAAAGAAAACAGACTACCTACTTGTAGTCGATGAGAAAGGCGATATAGTAGGTGTTGTCACTAAATGGAATATGTTACATGCGCTAGGACTCAAAGGACCGTTATGGAGACGTAGACCAAAAGACAGGTACTTCATAGACTATATAATGACTAGGAATATCCCAAGAGTCAAGCCTGACACACCAATCGAGGATGTTGCTCTACAACTCGTATCCAATGAGGCAGAAATAGCGTTTGTAGTAGATGATAAGGGAGAAATTATTGGGTTTATAACTAAGGACAACATTATAGAAGCAGCTAGGCGCCTCCTAACAGATATTCTTGCTGAAAACATAATATATCCAGGAAAAATGGCGTGTGTTAATCCATTCCATAGTCTCTACCATGTAGTGAATAAAATGAAGACATTGTTCCTTGATGCAGTAACAGTATATGATGGAAGCAATGTGCTTGGAGTCGTTTCGGCAAACAGACTAATATTTGTCGCATACGAGGATGCAGTGACAGGCACTAAGTCAAGAAGATTGATCTGGGTTCGTAAACTCGTGAAAGGAGCAGCACGCAAAGGTAGATATGTCAAGATCACTCCACTACTGGCAATGGATGCTATGGTGCCCTATAGAAAGTATATAACACCAGATACGTTGGTTGCTAAAGCAATAGATATGATGAAAGAAGCTGATCTCAATGGTATACCAGTATTAAGTGAAGACAGGAAACTAGTCAGCATAATATCCAAGAATGATATACTACGAGAACTCTCAAGAAGAGCAAAGAAGATAGCTGAAATAACCAAGAAGGTGGAAGAAAAAGAAGAAAAGAAAGTTGTAGAAGCAAAATAG
- a CDS encoding sodium:alanine symporter family protein — MDTIIEWINIIDGLVWGLPMIIILVSTGLTISILGGFFQIRKFGLAVKNMAWKGKKGAGEVHPFKIWAMVMGATIGVGNIAGASTAVRLGGPGAVFWMWVCGILGMGLKAAEVTLGVWSRRVKPDGTIEGGTAYYIRRVPKIGPALAILFALFAWIAAFGIGNMVQANNVALGAEYIARAYEFDVYTARLIAGILMFIATALVVIGGLKRIAEVANYLVPFMAAWYIIFGLGLWAMFAYNLPKTISLILTGAFTPLAVGGGITGWTVYQAIRYGFARGLFSNEAGLGSAPNAYAYAESDHPGRQGFYGVFEVFMDTLVICTITVIADITTEAYIAMSPEGKFYSGAALAMEAFYRGYGVWSAVILGIALGLFAYTTILTWEFYGEVNWKYFWVKTLRLPEKPMVWIWRVIWIIPLIPAAIAGELFETFWTFSDMANGLMAIPNLIAVVYFAPVALALLKDFYTRHWYEAEKAATSTGAVTQLKLFIKDFLRSIVTPTYTLITERKEYI; from the coding sequence ATGGATACCATAATTGAATGGATCAACATTATTGATGGTCTTGTATGGGGCCTACCAATGATAATAATCCTGGTATCAACAGGCCTCACGATCAGTATTCTTGGTGGCTTCTTCCAGATCAGGAAATTTGGTCTTGCTGTAAAGAATATGGCTTGGAAAGGTAAGAAAGGTGCTGGAGAAGTTCATCCCTTCAAGATCTGGGCTATGGTAATGGGTGCAACTATTGGTGTAGGAAACATTGCTGGTGCTTCTACAGCTGTTAGATTGGGTGGTCCTGGAGCCGTCTTCTGGATGTGGGTCTGTGGTATTCTAGGTATGGGCCTGAAAGCCGCCGAGGTTACTCTAGGTGTTTGGTCTAGAAGAGTTAAGCCTGATGGCACTATAGAGGGGGGTACCGCATACTACATTAGGCGAGTACCCAAGATAGGTCCTGCTCTCGCTATTCTCTTCGCACTCTTTGCTTGGATTGCTGCCTTCGGTATAGGTAACATGGTCCAAGCCAACAACGTTGCCTTGGGTGCAGAGTATATCGCTAGAGCTTACGAATTCGATGTGTATACAGCTAGACTTATCGCAGGAATACTAATGTTCATCGCAACAGCATTGGTAGTCATTGGCGGTCTAAAGAGAATCGCTGAAGTAGCAAACTACCTAGTTCCCTTCATGGCAGCATGGTACATTATATTCGGTCTCGGACTATGGGCAATGTTTGCCTACAACTTACCAAAGACAATAAGCCTGATACTAACAGGAGCATTCACCCCACTAGCTGTCGGTGGAGGTATAACAGGCTGGACAGTATACCAGGCAATAAGATACGGATTTGCAAGAGGACTCTTCTCAAACGAAGCAGGTCTAGGTAGTGCTCCAAACGCATATGCCTATGCTGAATCAGACCACCCAGGCAGACAAGGATTCTATGGCGTCTTCGAAGTGTTTATGGACACACTAGTAATATGTACAATCACCGTCATAGCTGACATAACTACTGAAGCATATATCGCAATGAGCCCTGAAGGCAAATTCTATAGTGGAGCAGCCCTAGCTATGGAGGCTTTCTATAGAGGCTATGGAGTCTGGTCAGCTGTAATCCTAGGTATAGCTCTAGGACTGTTTGCCTACACAACAATTCTAACATGGGAGTTCTATGGAGAAGTGAACTGGAAATACTTCTGGGTTAAGACACTAAGACTGCCAGAAAAGCCTATGGTATGGATCTGGAGAGTCATATGGATAATACCATTGATACCAGCTGCAATTGCTGGAGAACTCTTCGAAACATTCTGGACATTCTCCGACATGGCAAACGGCTTGATGGCAATACCTAACCTAATAGCCGTGGTATACTTTGCACCAGTAGCACTAGCATTACTCAAAGACTTCTACACAAGACACTGGTATGAAGCAGAGAAAGCTGCTACATCAACAGGTGCAGTAACACAATTAAAGTTATTCATTAAAGACTTCTTGAGATCAATAGTCACTCCAACATACACACTGATAACAGAAAGAAAAGAATACATCTAA
- a CDS encoding recombinase RecB produces MGKLFVILYNVSSVHKVIEFVKTAYAFDDNVIPVIVKPIGAAAQIGVPEVNKLSYKLNKPLIVLPELKDIIDVLGIKDNYMVTSRGNEMLIDEIFNTNGDVAITINGGDTDFTKQELEYGKATTFKEIPLGLPSTALLAIILYRLKIIKEQR; encoded by the coding sequence ATGGGGAAGCTTTTTGTAATACTATATAATGTGTCGAGTGTTCATAAAGTTATTGAATTCGTGAAAACAGCTTATGCATTTGATGATAACGTTATCCCAGTAATAGTTAAACCTATCGGAGCAGCGGCTCAAATAGGTGTACCTGAAGTAAATAAACTATCTTATAAGCTCAATAAGCCGTTAATAGTACTGCCCGAGTTAAAGGATATTATTGATGTTCTTGGTATAAAAGATAATTATATGGTTACCAGTAGAGGTAATGAGATGCTTATTGATGAGATCTTTAATACTAATGGCGATGTAGCGATAACTATTAATGGTGGTGATACTGATTTCACGAAGCAAGAACTTGAGTATGGTAAAGCGACAACATTTAAAGAAATACCATTGGGTCTCCCATCAACAGCACTACTGGCTATTATTCTCTATAGGCTCAAGATTATAAAAGAGCAAAGATAG
- a CDS encoding DNA cytosine methyltransferase: protein MKPKYKIIDLFCGAGGFSLGFKLSGRYKHLLAIDNLPAAAKTYKMNFPETLVLAEDIKDISGRLIQELVGEDIDVVIGSPPCEPFTGSNPRREKNPLDRLYKDPIGQLTLHFIRIVSDIKPRVFVMENVPAIMDDGLEKALRREFRQAGYSHIYFNVLKAEDYGTPSHRLRVFISNIKISPPRLGKYITVKEALKGLPPEGGHLPNHEIPPLSDRKLRRISRLKWGQALIYYEGAKRRLPNLIRLDPNKIAPTVLGSSRFIHPFYDRFLTVREQARLMGFPDSFVFLGGRDEQYNQVGEAVPVPLAKAVALEVARKLDSGDI, encoded by the coding sequence ATGAAGCCTAAATACAAGATAATTGACTTATTTTGTGGGGCTGGGGGTTTCTCTCTGGGATTTAAGTTAAGTGGTAGGTACAAGCATTTGCTTGCTATAGATAACTTGCCGGCTGCAGCCAAAACTTACAAGATGAATTTTCCTGAAACACTTGTTCTAGCGGAGGATATAAAGGACATTAGCGGTAGGCTAATTCAAGAACTCGTAGGAGAGGATATCGACGTTGTTATCGGGAGTCCGCCATGCGAACCCTTCACAGGATCTAATCCTAGAAGAGAGAAAAACCCTCTCGATAGATTATACAAAGACCCCATAGGGCAATTGACTTTACACTTCATAAGAATAGTCTCTGATATAAAACCACGCGTATTCGTCATGGAGAATGTGCCGGCTATTATGGATGATGGTCTTGAAAAAGCCCTGAGAAGAGAATTCAGACAAGCAGGATATAGTCACATATATTTCAATGTGCTTAAAGCAGAAGATTATGGAACACCTAGTCATAGGCTTAGAGTATTTATATCTAACATTAAGATATCGCCGCCTCGTTTAGGTAAGTATATAACTGTAAAGGAGGCTCTGAAAGGTCTTCCTCCTGAAGGAGGCCATTTACCTAATCATGAAATACCTCCTTTATCTGATAGAAAACTGAGAAGGATTTCTAGGCTTAAGTGGGGTCAAGCCCTTATCTATTATGAGGGTGCTAAGAGGAGATTGCCTAACTTGATAAGACTTGACCCCAATAAGATTGCTCCAACTGTTCTCGGTAGTTCTAGATTTATACATCCGTTTTATGATAGATTTCTAACAGTTAGAGAACAGGCAAGATTAATGGGATTTCCCGATAGTTTTGTATTCCTCGGGGGACGAGATGAACAGTATAACCAGGTGGGTGAGGCCGTTCCTGTACCTTTAGCTAAGGCTGTAGCCTTGGAAGTTGCGAGAAAACTGGATTCAGGTGATATATAA
- a CDS encoding transcription factor, with amino-acid sequence MSKRNIIDVAAKLIEAIYGPKARKVFMYLVEKGTFVPEENIGKELGFKSNEARKLLQALAEEGFISFRRTSSRERGQHGWYVNYDNLEGVVIARLKRVLEKLKIRLEYENRKDLFYCPQEGIRYTIEEAMAYDFICPRCGALLEEYDGSKAAEILRKRINEIEETLRSFGAL; translated from the coding sequence TTGAGTAAACGGAATATAATAGACGTTGCTGCCAAGCTTATTGAAGCTATATACGGGCCTAAAGCAAGAAAGGTATTCATGTATCTTGTTGAAAAAGGAACTTTTGTTCCAGAAGAAAATATCGGTAAAGAGCTCGGCTTTAAATCTAATGAAGCAAGAAAATTGCTACAAGCACTTGCTGAAGAAGGATTTATCTCGTTTAGAAGAACAAGCTCTAGGGAAAGAGGACAGCATGGATGGTATGTTAACTATGATAATCTAGAAGGAGTTGTCATAGCAAGACTTAAACGTGTTTTAGAGAAACTCAAGATAAGACTAGAGTATGAGAATCGTAAAGACTTATTCTATTGCCCTCAAGAGGGAATAAGGTACACTATAGAGGAAGCCATGGCATACGATTTTATCTGTCCTAGATGTGGAGCCTTACTTGAGGAATATGATGGCTCGAAGGCTGCTGAGATCCTTAGGAAACGTATTAATGAGATAGAGGAAACTCTACGTTCGTTTGGTGCTCTCTAA
- a CDS encoding tRNA (cytidine(56)-2'-O)-methyltransferase (catalyzes the S-adenosyl-methionine-dependent 2'-O-ribose methylation of C56 in tRNA transcripts), with translation MPKIYVLRIGHRPGRDKRITTHVGLVARAFGAHGFVLGDVVDESVYNSLVKVTELWGGKLDIVMGVNSRKYTLEWKKRGGVVVHLTMYGIHIDDVIDEIRSLNRDILVVVGAEKVPRFFYEEADYNVAIGHQPHSEVAALAIFLDRYYEGRELHLTFPNARLVIEPSPRGKKVKRIE, from the coding sequence ATGCCAAAGATATATGTTTTAAGAATAGGGCATAGACCTGGTAGGGACAAGAGAATAACGACACATGTAGGTCTTGTTGCACGGGCATTTGGTGCACACGGTTTCGTTCTAGGTGATGTTGTTGATGAGTCAGTGTATAATTCTCTTGTAAAAGTTACTGAATTATGGGGAGGAAAACTAGATATTGTAATGGGGGTTAATTCACGCAAATATACTCTCGAATGGAAAAAACGTGGGGGTGTGGTTGTCCATTTAACTATGTATGGTATACATATCGATGATGTCATCGATGAAATACGTTCTTTGAATAGAGATATACTTGTGGTTGTTGGTGCCGAGAAAGTTCCACGTTTTTTCTATGAAGAAGCCGACTATAATGTTGCAATAGGTCATCAACCTCACTCCGAAGTAGCTGCCCTAGCCATATTCCTTGATAGATACTATGAAGGAAGAGAATTACATTTAACATTCCCTAATGCTAGACTAGTAATAGAACCGTCTCCACGTGGTAAGAAGGTGAAGAGAATTGAGTAA
- the hflX gene encoding GTPase HflX, producing MARAIVAIPAKYKEYLEEELTLVKTLYDIHDYFLVKKPNRQYYIPYTRLEELKNTDTYDVLVILDKLKPRYTINLYRELRKEIIDRVQLILKIFAEHAGSKEARLQIELARLKHELPLIREVIRHMKLGELPGFLGGGRYAVDKYYRMAKSRIARIMRELEKQRSLRSLRRAHRRKLGLPHVALVGYTCAGKTTLFNYFTNNMKPVGPEPFTTLSPKASAIEINGEKIVLVDTVGFIRDIPPEIIEAFYATLEEIIDSELIVLILDASRGLQNIIMELNESRKILSSIGVHGKPIIIAINKIDKIHTNDLHEIIDSVKKSVGEDTPVVPISALKGYNLDKLAEEMLTRVVKTIVK from the coding sequence ATGGCGAGAGCAATCGTAGCTATTCCGGCTAAGTACAAAGAGTATCTTGAGGAAGAACTTACCTTAGTTAAGACTTTATATGATATTCATGACTACTTTCTTGTCAAGAAACCTAATAGACAGTACTACATACCATATACAAGACTAGAGGAACTGAAAAACACGGATACTTATGATGTCCTTGTCATACTGGACAAGCTTAAGCCGAGATATACTATCAATCTCTATAGAGAGCTTAGGAAAGAAATTATTGACCGAGTACAACTTATTCTTAAAATTTTCGCTGAGCACGCTGGTAGTAAGGAAGCTAGACTACAGATCGAGTTAGCTAGATTGAAACATGAACTCCCCCTCATAAGGGAAGTTATAAGACACATGAAGCTCGGTGAACTACCTGGATTTCTTGGCGGTGGACGTTATGCTGTAGACAAATACTATAGAATGGCGAAATCACGGATAGCACGAATTATGCGTGAACTTGAGAAACAACGTTCTCTAAGAAGTCTACGAAGAGCACACAGGAGAAAACTCGGTCTTCCTCATGTGGCTCTAGTGGGGTATACTTGTGCTGGTAAGACTACGCTATTTAATTACTTCACTAATAACATGAAGCCTGTAGGACCTGAACCTTTTACTACACTCTCGCCCAAGGCAAGTGCTATTGAGATTAACGGAGAGAAGATTGTATTGGTTGATACAGTAGGGTTCATACGTGATATACCACCAGAAATAATTGAAGCATTTTACGCCACTCTTGAAGAGATTATAGACTCTGAACTAATAGTTTTAATACTAGATGCCTCTAGGGGTTTACAAAACATTATTATGGAGCTGAATGAGTCGAGGAAAATCCTCTCCAGTATAGGTGTTCATGGAAAACCCATCATAATAGCTATTAATAAAATAGATAAGATACACACAAACGATTTACACGAAATTATTGATTCTGTGAAGAAAAGTGTTGGTGAAGACACGCCTGTTGTTCCAATTTCTGCTTTAAAAGGCTATAATCTTGATAAACTTGCAGAGGAAATGCTTACAAGAGTTGTAAAAACAATAGTCAAATAA
- a CDS encoding TIGR00270 family protein, producing the protein MPCYCEMCGREIPDERLCKTIVVEGALLRVCPSCYSRLAKQKHAVEQKPIQSSRASSLTRNREREKKWVRARIPKRLLEEEFDIVPDYGRRIREARQRLGWSTKVLAEKVREKENVIKRIESGKLKPSIDLARRLEKVLHIKLLEPVVEESTDISFKGDEDYFTIGDLIKIKSSKK; encoded by the coding sequence ATGCCCTGTTACTGTGAAATGTGTGGGAGAGAAATTCCAGACGAGCGTTTATGTAAGACTATTGTTGTTGAAGGCGCTCTGCTCAGGGTTTGCCCTTCTTGTTATAGTAGGCTGGCTAAACAAAAACATGCTGTTGAACAAAAACCAATACAAAGTAGCCGAGCTAGCTCATTAACGAGGAATAGAGAACGGGAAAAGAAATGGGTTAGAGCTAGAATACCTAAGAGACTTCTCGAGGAAGAATTTGATATAGTGCCAGACTATGGTAGGAGAATAAGAGAAGCCAGACAACGATTAGGCTGGTCTACAAAAGTATTGGCAGAAAAAGTTAGAGAAAAAGAGAATGTTATTAAAAGAATTGAGTCAGGTAAACTAAAACCATCAATTGATCTTGCTCGTAGACTAGAGAAAGTATTACATATAAAGCTACTTGAACCTGTTGTTGAGGAAAGCACCGATATTAGTTTTAAAGGAGATGAAGATTACTTCACTATAGGTGATCTAATAAAGATAAAAAGTAGTAAGAAATAG